From Nitrospira sp., the proteins below share one genomic window:
- a CDS encoding glycosyltransferase: MPKRRVLVFTNSFRIGGSEGQALQLIKHLNRSLFEVHVACFDREGPLLDQLPLDVGEVPAFPLTGLANLNAVRQAAAFIAFLKKAKIQIVQTFDLYTNVFGLPLARLAGVPITVGSRRDHGVKRTVWQVRAERWSLRLAMRVVANAEAIKSRLVEDGTLPMERIIVIKNGLDLSRFSIPHHTLQHSGECDSQPVIFAVVANLRPEKGHLMFVRAAQIVASVCPDARFALIGDGPMRQKVLALIEGLGLREKFHLMGAVTNVPQALQKIDVVVSPSDTEGLPNAVLEGMAASRAVVATDAGGTRELVAEGVTGHLVPTGDVEGLASRMIALYKAPSIRESMGAHARKQVEQCHSAEYVASRFGLLYDELSVASGIGV; the protein is encoded by the coding sequence TGCCTGTTTCGACCGAGAGGGGCCGCTGTTGGATCAGCTCCCATTGGACGTGGGAGAGGTTCCAGCATTTCCTCTGACGGGGCTTGCTAATCTCAACGCTGTTCGGCAAGCGGCCGCGTTTATTGCCTTTCTTAAAAAGGCGAAGATTCAAATCGTCCAGACGTTCGACCTCTATACAAACGTCTTTGGACTTCCGCTGGCTCGCTTGGCGGGAGTTCCAATCACAGTGGGAAGTCGGCGAGATCATGGGGTCAAGCGTACGGTTTGGCAAGTTCGCGCCGAGCGGTGGAGTCTCCGATTGGCGATGCGCGTGGTCGCAAACGCTGAGGCGATCAAGAGTCGATTGGTGGAAGATGGTACTCTGCCCATGGAGCGCATCATCGTGATTAAAAACGGACTCGACTTATCTCGCTTTTCTATTCCGCATCATACCCTACAGCATTCTGGAGAATGCGATTCTCAGCCGGTCATATTCGCCGTTGTCGCTAACTTGAGACCTGAAAAAGGGCATCTCATGTTTGTGAGGGCCGCTCAGATAGTTGCATCGGTATGCCCAGATGCGCGGTTTGCCTTGATTGGGGACGGGCCTATGCGCCAAAAGGTTTTAGCATTAATCGAAGGATTAGGTTTGCGTGAGAAGTTTCATCTGATGGGGGCAGTGACAAATGTGCCCCAGGCGCTTCAGAAAATCGATGTGGTTGTGTCTCCGTCCGATACCGAAGGGCTTCCAAATGCTGTCTTAGAGGGAATGGCTGCATCGAGAGCGGTTGTGGCAACAGATGCCGGTGGAACACGCGAGCTTGTAGCGGAAGGTGTCACTGGACATCTGGTGCCAACTGGCGATGTGGAGGGCCTGGCTAGTCGTATGATCGCACTCTATAAAGCGCCCAGTATCAGGGAAAGCATGGGGGCCCACGCAAGAAAGCAGGTGGAGCAATGCCATTCGGCTGAATATGTGGCGAGCCGATTCGGGCTGCTTTATGACGAGCTATCCGTTGCGTCTGGGATAGGCGTTTGA